The following coding sequences lie in one Sphingobium sp. KCTC 72723 genomic window:
- a CDS encoding MucR family transcriptional regulator yields MTDADQPDYTVLTVQLLSAYVTNNMVPSADLAGLIQSTRAALVAQTSAAEAEPVPEYTPAVSVRKSLASREHLISLIDGRPYKTLKRHLASHGLTPAQYRERYGLASTYPMVAPGYSAQRREVAQRLGLGQRGTAAKAASASAAKASPATSETTAADVSTEQASAPVTGKERKVKTPKTTVATSRARPTSKAVSALIASTADEKMSATDAPKDPVITTSADILPPKASRKVKAAGDQPVAKPARKTPSKVSISATSSDAIAPPVDTVKASKPAKAKRQSSVTAKKTPVQPAPKARSAKAVKSPRKTLGIKTPDAQPAPEMAES; encoded by the coding sequence ATGACCGATGCCGACCAGCCCGACTACACGGTTCTGACCGTTCAGTTGCTCAGCGCCTATGTCACCAATAATATGGTGCCAAGCGCAGATCTGGCAGGGTTGATCCAGTCGACTCGCGCAGCGCTGGTGGCGCAAACATCGGCAGCGGAGGCAGAGCCCGTACCGGAATACACGCCTGCAGTCAGTGTTCGCAAAAGTCTCGCCTCCCGCGAGCATCTCATCAGCCTCATCGACGGCCGGCCTTATAAAACGCTCAAACGGCATCTGGCCTCGCATGGCCTGACGCCCGCGCAATATCGTGAGCGCTATGGTCTTGCTTCAACCTATCCCATGGTTGCACCGGGCTATTCCGCGCAGCGCCGGGAAGTGGCGCAAAGGCTCGGCCTTGGACAGCGTGGAACTGCAGCAAAAGCCGCCTCAGCGAGCGCTGCTAAAGCGTCGCCGGCGACGAGCGAGACGACCGCCGCCGATGTCTCTACCGAACAAGCGTCTGCGCCTGTGACGGGCAAGGAGCGGAAGGTAAAGACGCCTAAAACGACGGTCGCAACAAGCCGGGCCAGGCCCACAAGCAAGGCTGTATCTGCGCTCATAGCATCAACCGCCGATGAGAAGATGTCCGCAACCGACGCTCCAAAAGATCCAGTCATAACGACATCTGCCGACATTTTACCACCCAAGGCATCGCGCAAGGTGAAGGCAGCAGGAGACCAGCCTGTCGCCAAGCCTGCGCGAAAAACGCCTTCCAAAGTCAGCATATCGGCGACATCTAGTGATGCGATCGCCCCACCTGTTGACACCGTCAAAGCCTCGAAGCCTGCGAAAGCGAAACGTCAATCGAGCGTCACCGCGAAAAAGACGCCAGTGCAACCCGCACCCAAAGCTCGCTCTGCAAAGGCCGTAAAATCCCCTCGAAAGACCCTCGGTATCAAAACGCCCGACGCGCAGCCCGCGCCGGAAATGGCGGAAAGCTGA
- a CDS encoding DUF932 domain-containing protein, whose protein sequence is MSSLAIPVDSAPVTGAYRVDISRGHNVSRVSSEWFSRPDDEKFLSLTDLYDNVRTRAARATTRIVESRSLRVEARADNPERLTLFLPGEDMPIAPTNWSFGQLSSLVGAPASYLRSLPAALAGINLQHGLLSHRGEQVKLLQTHNGRAELRAVTGPDYGRIWDHELVAAVMKIAGDGVGDTRWKVPGVLDWSSMHYNPFVDVTRDTTTLYASDRDVFLFLVDDTHPIEAGRLANGDPDLFFRGFYCWNSEVGSKTLGIATFYLRAVCMNRNLWGVENFEEISIRHSKFAANRFAHEAAPALENFADSSASGFIQGIRAARERIVARSDEDRQTFLRGQGFSKAETGKIIATVLAEEGHPPASIFDFVQGITAHARSKSNQDSRLDVEAKGRRLLERAH, encoded by the coding sequence ATGTCCAGTCTTGCAATACCTGTCGACAGTGCGCCGGTAACAGGGGCCTATCGCGTCGATATTTCCCGCGGCCATAATGTCAGCCGTGTCTCGTCAGAATGGTTTTCGCGTCCCGATGACGAGAAATTCCTGTCGCTGACAGACCTTTACGACAATGTCCGCACAAGGGCCGCGCGAGCGACGACACGGATCGTCGAAAGCCGATCGCTCCGGGTTGAAGCGCGTGCCGATAATCCGGAACGCCTGACCCTGTTCTTGCCAGGCGAGGATATGCCTATCGCGCCCACCAACTGGTCCTTTGGCCAGCTCTCCAGCCTGGTCGGTGCACCCGCTTCCTATCTGCGCTCACTGCCCGCAGCGCTTGCTGGCATCAATCTCCAGCATGGCCTGCTCTCCCATCGCGGCGAACAGGTGAAGCTGCTTCAGACGCACAATGGCCGCGCTGAATTGCGCGCGGTCACAGGTCCTGATTATGGACGCATCTGGGATCATGAGCTGGTCGCCGCAGTCATGAAGATCGCGGGCGACGGCGTGGGCGATACGCGCTGGAAAGTGCCCGGCGTCCTCGACTGGTCTTCGATGCACTATAACCCCTTTGTCGATGTAACCCGCGATACCACGACGCTCTATGCATCCGATCGCGATGTCTTCCTCTTCCTTGTGGATGATACCCACCCGATTGAGGCCGGACGTCTTGCCAATGGCGATCCGGACCTGTTCTTCCGCGGTTTTTACTGCTGGAATTCGGAAGTCGGGTCAAAGACGCTGGGCATTGCCACTTTCTACCTGCGCGCCGTCTGCATGAATCGCAATCTATGGGGTGTGGAGAATTTCGAGGAAATCTCGATCCGCCACTCCAAGTTTGCCGCCAATCGCTTCGCCCATGAAGCCGCGCCTGCACTTGAAAACTTCGCTGATTCCTCCGCCAGCGGCTTCATCCAGGGCATCCGCGCCGCGCGCGAGCGCATCGTTGCCCGCAGCGACGAAGATCGCCAGACATTCCTGCGAGGTCAGGGTTTTTCCAAAGCCGAAACCGGCAAGATCATCGCCACCGTGCTGGCCGAAGAAGGTCATCCGCCTGCCAGCATTTTCGACTTTGTCCAGGGCATCACCGCCCATGCCCGGTCCAAATCCAACCAGGACAGCCGTCTCGACGTTGAGGCGAAGGGACGCCGCTTACTCGAACGGGCGCATTAA
- a CDS encoding ATP-binding protein translates to MLNELLQNSRRAGASAVTLDLEGSDGAPILVVSDDGSGIDDPVALLTLGYSGWNDAVAHREDPAGMGMFSLAGRQVEVRSWSCGAGRGWMVEIPEQGWQSPEPLAIQPCAITGGTQLRIALPDAWTKNLLAAARNAARYFPLPVTLSGTPLPREDFLAEAVRVENWQGCRIGIFSWRGYQPIDMARINFHGLTVPCDLPFVSEVGKIDKWCVKVDIIDAPDLQLVLPARKEMIRNAGLDALKIAAEAAIYRMICDNGDHRLGFTEWTRARALGIMLPHAAPWLPCWAPMTADSMGCDQGEPISSPDMLVVPAMEIDLQQGAAPILDAPEKLGMRTVRIAPEFSGYDWYDRLPRLQTLAFVIEQNGLEHIYEADTELDPSCTSGRADAITLELGIADCALPGATLTKRCFPLELLVCRNEGYDLDDAIILIGGNAVVSPDDLAWQMEQSLFRASDDSDCDSWETQQDNFQRSARNNAYALLLSEEEALLRQIRDRLTDKVQWLIPPDRTLTVTATRTGVELTLEPAP, encoded by the coding sequence GTGCTGAACGAACTTCTGCAAAACAGCCGCCGCGCTGGCGCCAGCGCTGTAACCCTGGATCTTGAAGGCTCTGATGGTGCCCCCATCCTTGTCGTGAGTGATGACGGTTCGGGCATCGATGACCCGGTTGCGCTGCTGACTCTTGGCTATTCTGGCTGGAATGATGCGGTTGCCCACCGCGAAGATCCGGCCGGCATGGGCATGTTCAGTCTTGCAGGACGTCAAGTTGAAGTACGATCCTGGTCGTGCGGCGCGGGCAGGGGCTGGATGGTCGAGATCCCCGAACAGGGCTGGCAGAGCCCAGAGCCGCTCGCGATCCAGCCCTGCGCCATAACCGGCGGTACGCAGTTGCGCATCGCTTTGCCGGACGCATGGACCAAGAATTTGTTGGCCGCCGCCCGCAACGCCGCCCGCTATTTTCCGCTGCCGGTGACATTGTCAGGCACGCCTCTGCCACGGGAGGATTTCCTCGCCGAGGCTGTGCGGGTCGAAAACTGGCAGGGCTGCCGCATCGGCATTTTCAGCTGGCGCGGCTACCAGCCGATCGACATGGCCCGCATCAATTTTCATGGGCTTACCGTGCCTTGCGATTTGCCGTTCGTGTCGGAGGTGGGCAAAATCGACAAATGGTGCGTGAAGGTCGACATTATCGACGCGCCCGATCTGCAACTGGTCCTGCCTGCGCGCAAGGAAATGATCCGCAATGCAGGGCTCGACGCGCTCAAGATCGCGGCAGAAGCCGCTATTTATCGGATGATCTGCGACAATGGCGACCATCGACTGGGCTTTACGGAATGGACGCGCGCCAGGGCATTGGGCATCATGCTGCCGCATGCAGCGCCCTGGCTTCCATGCTGGGCACCAATGACCGCCGACAGCATGGGGTGCGATCAGGGCGAACCCATATCGTCTCCTGATATGCTGGTCGTGCCCGCAATGGAGATAGATCTTCAGCAAGGCGCTGCGCCGATATTGGATGCGCCGGAAAAGCTCGGCATGCGCACGGTACGGATCGCGCCGGAATTTTCCGGCTATGACTGGTATGACAGGCTGCCCCGCCTGCAGACTCTTGCCTTTGTGATCGAACAAAATGGCCTCGAACATATCTATGAGGCCGACACCGAACTGGATCCGTCCTGCACATCGGGACGGGCCGACGCAATCACGCTCGAACTGGGGATCGCCGATTGCGCATTGCCTGGTGCGACGCTTACGAAGCGATGCTTCCCGCTTGAACTACTGGTGTGTCGCAATGAAGGCTATGATCTCGATGATGCGATCATCCTTATTGGAGGCAACGCCGTCGTTTCACCCGATGATCTGGCCTGGCAAATGGAACAGAGCCTTTTTAGGGCATCGGATGACAGCGATTGCGACAGTTGGGAAACCCAACAGGATAATTTTCAACGAAGCGCGCGTAACAACGCTTATGCGTTGCTGCTGAGCGAGGAGGAGGCTCTGCTGCGGCAAATCCGCGACAGGCTTACCGATAAAGTGCAATGGCTGATACCGCCGGACCGCACTCTCACGGTTACAGCGACCCGTACGGGCGTCGAACTGACATTGGAACCGGCGCCATGA